A genomic stretch from Mastacembelus armatus chromosome 7, fMasArm1.2, whole genome shotgun sequence includes:
- the phactr3a gene encoding phosphatase and actin regulator 3a: MATSDGLDGCLQRGRSQSDPNILTEPGIDLAHGTVDVVDQQRVLRTGCLVTGVHTPPIRRNSKLATLGRIFKPWKWRKKKNEKLKQSSTDVALSSGLLCHDPSSPTQGRCSDGTVLLGGFGGPLNPNLTVSSVEYLGPEEEHPPPGRAAAAPLQDCERLEDHMSQPVEEGEEDVQPTGDLPEGLHDTGEQMEDRPEEILPGTSPPQVPSKHLSQLSTGDDSGPVSLPAHLPNSYLPKEPPPRATESLASMTLTLRGPLANPSGSPHLGNIMHPPMPPSCIMEELQRAFASKNRQESVHEGCEQGSPPRLWCSDGRLSRSCSSENQHTLSLVGGCVGGGGSDWPKKEAEENKENVRLDQCFSNTSGLPTDLDGWNESVISGTLPRRLRKELLAVKLRNRPSKQELEDRNIFPARSDQERQEIRQQIEMKLAKRLSQRPNVEELESRNILKQRNDQVEQEERREIKQRLNRKLNQRPTVDELRDRKILIRFSDYVEVAKAQDYDRRADKPWTRLSAADKAAIRKELNEFKSTEMEVHASSKHLTRFHRP, translated from the exons TAGACGTGGTGGACCAGCAGAGGGTGCTGAGGACAGGCTGCCTGGTGACTGGGGTCCACACTCCACCTATCCGACGGAACAGCAAGCTGGCCACACTGGGACGCATCTTCAAGCCCTGgaagtggaggaaaaagaaaaatgagaagcTGAAGCAGAGTTCAACAG ATGTAGCATTATCCAGCGGTCTTCTATGCCACGACCCGAGCTCCCCTACCCAGGGCCGCTGCTCAGATGGTACAGTCCTGCTTGGAGGATTTGGAGGCCCTTTGAACCCAAACCTCACAGTTAGCAGCGTGGAATACCTTGGTCCTGAGGAGGAGCATCCCCCCCCAGGTAGGGCAGCCG CGGCCCCACTCCAGGACTGCGAACGACTGGAGGACCATATGTCACAACCagtggaggagggagaagaagatGTGCAACCTACTGGGGATTTACCTGAGGGGCTGCATGACACTGGAGAGCAGATGGAAGACAGACCAGAGGAGATTCTTCCAGGAACCTCCCCACCACAAGTACCTTCAAAACATTTGTCCCAGCTGAGCACTGGAGATG ATTCAGGGCCCGTGTCGCTCCCGGCTCACCTGCCCAACTCCTACCTCCCCAAAGAGCCTCCACCCAGGGCCACAGAAAGCCTGGCTTCAATGACTCTAACGTTAAGAGGGCCCCTGGCCAACCCCTCAGGGTCCCCACATCTAGGCAATATCATGCACCCTCCCATGCCTCCGAGCTGCATTATGGAGGAACTGCAGAGAGCCTTTGCTTCCAAGAACAGGCAGGAGAG TGTCCACGAAGGGTGTGAGCAGGGCTCACCCCCACGCCTGTGGTGTTCTGATGGACGGCTGTCTCGCTCGTGCAGCTCTGAGAACCAACACACGTTGTCTTTGGTGGGCGGCTGTGTGGGAGGTGGAGGGTCCGACTGGCCTAAGAAGGAAGCGGAGGAGAACAAGGAGAATGTGCGGCTGGACCAGTGCTTCTCCAACACCTCAGGCCTCCCCACCGATCTGGACGGCTGGAATGAGTCGGTCATTTCTG GTACACTTCCTCGCAGGCTAAGGAAGGAGCTGTTGGCCGTCAAACTAAGAAACAGGCCCAGCAagcaggagctggaggacaGGAATATCTTCCCAGCGAGGAGCGACCAGGAGCGCCAGGAAATTCGCCAGCAGATTGAGATGAAACTTGCCAA GAGGCTGAGCCAGAGACCGAatgtggaggagctggagagtcGGAACATCCTGAAAC AGAGAAACGACCAggtggagcaggaggagaggagggagatcAAACAGCGTCTAAACAGAAAG CTCAACCAGCGACCCACAGTGGATGaactgagagacagaaagattcTGATCCGCTTCAGTGATTATGTGGAAGTGGCCAAAGCTCAGGACTACGACAGGAGAGCAGACAAGCCCTGGACTCGGCTCTCAGCAGCAGACAAG GCTGCAATCCGAAAAGAGCTGAACGAGTTCAAAAGCACTGAAATGGAGGTGCATGCCTCAAGCAAACACCTAACAAG GTTCCACCGGCCATGA